One part of the Luteibacter yeojuensis genome encodes these proteins:
- the kdsB gene encoding 3-deoxy-manno-octulosonate cytidylyltransferase, whose translation MAAKIPPFVVVVPARFGSTRLPGKPLLKIGGESMIRRVAARAGQAGAAQVVVATDDERVVHELRGCGDILVCMTREDHASGSDRIAETAGYFGWPDDTVVVNLQGDEPFAPAAGIRAVVATLAGDEAPMATLATPIEEAGELFDPNVVKVVRGGNGRALYFTRAPAPWARDAFARDRGALPPDVPFLRHIGIYAYRAGFLRRLAALPRTPLEQAESLEQLRALEHGYAISVSPTPEPFPPGIDTAEDLARAERWLAGQVREKL comes from the coding sequence ATGGCTGCAAAGATTCCCCCGTTCGTCGTCGTGGTGCCCGCGCGCTTCGGCTCCACCCGGCTTCCGGGCAAGCCGCTGCTGAAGATCGGTGGCGAGTCGATGATCCGGCGGGTGGCCGCGAGAGCGGGGCAGGCGGGGGCGGCGCAGGTGGTGGTCGCCACCGACGACGAGCGCGTGGTCCATGAACTCCGCGGCTGTGGCGACATCCTGGTCTGCATGACCCGGGAGGACCACGCCTCGGGCAGCGACCGTATCGCCGAGACCGCGGGTTACTTCGGCTGGCCGGACGATACCGTGGTCGTGAATCTCCAGGGCGACGAGCCGTTCGCCCCCGCCGCGGGGATTCGCGCCGTGGTGGCCACACTGGCCGGCGACGAGGCGCCCATGGCCACCCTGGCGACGCCCATCGAGGAAGCCGGCGAGCTTTTCGATCCCAACGTGGTCAAGGTCGTTCGTGGCGGCAACGGCAGGGCGCTGTACTTCACCCGCGCGCCCGCCCCGTGGGCCCGGGACGCTTTCGCCCGCGACCGGGGCGCACTCCCGCCCGACGTGCCCTTCCTGCGTCATATCGGTATCTACGCCTACCGGGCAGGCTTCCTGCGCCGCCTGGCGGCCCTGCCGCGGACGCCACTGGAGCAGGCCGAATCGCTCGAGCAGCTCCGCGCCCTGGAGCACGGCTACGCCATTTCGGTCAGCCCCACCCCCGAACCCTTCCCCCCCGGTATCGACACAGCCGAAGACCTGGCCCGGGCCGAGCGCTGGCTGGCTGGGCAGGTCCGGGAGAAGTTGTAG
- the uvrC gene encoding excinuclease ABC subunit UvrC: MEHIESHPFDGKAFVRHLTTSPGVYRYFDAEDELLYVGKAANLKKRVGNYFLKPPMDPRIASMVSQIARAEVTLTRTAGEALLLESQLIKSLKPRYNIVLRDDKSYPYIYLSGGEDYPRLAFHRGAKTGPGRYFGPYPSTFAVRESLGLMQKLFKVRQCEDSYFKNRSRPCLQHQIGRCSAPCVRLIDVDDYKSDVRHAEMFLEGRSSAVIDELAASMEEASRSLAFERAASLRDQVAALRKLQAQHFVQGASADMDVIACCMEGGMACVSVLFFRNGVSLGSRDFFPRLPTDASISDVLSQFIAQYYLERQVPRELVLSDPVEDMDVLASVLSDHAGYTVSLKPSVRGERARFLEMAQRNASAALTSRLASRHTLLARFDDLQKVLELDAAPRRIECFDISHTRGELTVASCVVFGPEGPEKSHYRRFNIAGITPGDDYAAMHQALTRRFKKVVEGGAKPDILLIDGGLGQVAQAVDVLRELGVEEGIRVVGVAKGPGRRAGEETLVLADSGKALHPGTSSPALHLVAAVRDEAHRFAISGHRRRREAARERSTLEDVAGVGARRRAALLKAFGGLAGVEAAGVEELMSVKGIDRGLAERIYAMLHP; encoded by the coding sequence ATGGAGCACATCGAGTCGCATCCGTTCGACGGCAAGGCCTTCGTCCGCCATCTCACCACCTCTCCCGGCGTCTACCGCTATTTCGATGCGGAAGACGAGCTTCTGTACGTCGGCAAGGCGGCCAACCTCAAGAAGCGGGTAGGCAACTACTTCCTGAAGCCGCCGATGGACCCGCGCATCGCGTCGATGGTGTCGCAGATCGCCCGCGCGGAGGTCACGCTCACGCGCACGGCCGGCGAGGCGCTGCTGCTCGAATCCCAGCTGATCAAGTCGCTGAAGCCGCGATACAACATCGTGCTGCGCGACGACAAGAGCTACCCCTATATCTACCTGTCCGGCGGCGAGGACTACCCGCGCCTGGCCTTCCATCGCGGGGCCAAGACAGGCCCGGGACGCTATTTCGGGCCGTATCCGAGCACTTTCGCCGTGCGCGAGAGCCTCGGCCTGATGCAGAAGCTGTTCAAGGTGCGCCAGTGCGAGGACAGTTACTTCAAGAACCGTTCGCGCCCCTGCCTGCAACACCAGATCGGTCGCTGCAGCGCGCCCTGCGTGCGCCTCATCGACGTGGACGACTACAAGAGCGACGTGCGCCACGCCGAGATGTTCCTGGAAGGGCGCAGCAGCGCGGTGATCGATGAGTTGGCCGCGTCCATGGAGGAGGCCTCGCGCTCCCTCGCCTTCGAGCGTGCGGCCAGCCTGCGCGACCAGGTGGCCGCGCTGCGCAAACTGCAGGCCCAGCACTTCGTGCAAGGCGCCAGTGCGGACATGGACGTCATCGCCTGCTGCATGGAAGGCGGCATGGCCTGCGTGAGCGTGCTGTTCTTCCGCAATGGCGTCAGCCTCGGCTCGCGCGACTTCTTCCCGCGCCTGCCGACGGACGCCTCGATCTCGGACGTGCTCTCGCAGTTCATCGCGCAGTACTACCTGGAACGGCAGGTACCGCGCGAACTGGTGCTGAGCGATCCGGTGGAGGACATGGACGTGCTCGCGTCGGTCCTGTCCGATCATGCCGGTTACACCGTGTCGCTGAAACCCAGTGTCCGCGGCGAGCGGGCACGCTTCCTCGAGATGGCCCAGCGCAACGCCAGCGCGGCGCTGACCTCGCGTCTGGCGAGCCGGCACACGCTGCTGGCGCGCTTCGACGACCTGCAGAAGGTGCTGGAGCTCGATGCCGCCCCACGGCGCATCGAATGCTTCGACATCAGCCATACCCGTGGTGAGCTGACCGTCGCCTCCTGCGTGGTGTTCGGGCCGGAAGGACCCGAGAAGTCCCATTACCGGCGTTTCAACATCGCCGGGATCACGCCGGGCGACGATTACGCGGCCATGCACCAGGCCCTGACCCGGCGCTTCAAGAAGGTGGTGGAAGGTGGCGCGAAGCCCGACATCCTCCTGATCGACGGCGGCCTGGGACAGGTGGCGCAGGCCGTGGACGTGCTGCGTGAGCTTGGGGTGGAAGAGGGCATCCGCGTGGTCGGCGTGGCCAAGGGGCCCGGCCGCCGTGCGGGCGAGGAGACCCTGGTGCTCGCCGACAGCGGCAAGGCCCTGCACCCGGGAACCTCGTCGCCGGCCCTGCACCTCGTGGCCGCCGTGCGCGACGAGGCGCATCGCTTCGCCATCAGCGGCCATCGCCGCCGCCGCGAGGCGGCACGCGAGCGGAGTACGCTCGAGGACGTGGCAGGAGTGGGCGCGCGTCGCCGCGCGGCGCTGCTGAAGGCCTTCGGTGGCCTCGCGGGCGTCGAAGCCGCGGGCGTCGAAGAATTGATGAGCGTAAAGGGCATTGATCGCGGCCTCGCAGAGCGCATCTATGCCATGCTGCACCCCTGA
- the pgsA gene encoding CDP-diacylglycerol--glycerol-3-phosphate 3-phosphatidyltransferase — MRINLPTWLTLFRVLLLPVMVIVFYLPFRGANLAAAVVFVLAAVTDWLDGYLARRLNLTSAFGAFLDPVADKLMIAVTLFLLVQSHRGGWPGILMAVTASIIVGREIGVSALREWMAQIGARSKVKVAFLGKLKTAMQMVALVVLLLQHDAETLRLYHVGEAMLVLAGVLTIWSGLDYLRAAWPSLREDSGEVKKSEKKTVQSG; from the coding sequence ATGCGAATCAATCTTCCCACGTGGCTGACCTTGTTCCGGGTGCTTCTGCTCCCCGTCATGGTCATCGTCTTCTACCTGCCGTTCCGCGGCGCGAACCTCGCGGCCGCGGTCGTGTTCGTGCTCGCCGCGGTCACCGACTGGCTGGACGGTTACCTGGCGCGGCGGCTGAACCTCACCTCGGCCTTCGGCGCCTTCCTGGACCCGGTGGCCGACAAGCTCATGATCGCCGTGACCCTGTTCCTGCTGGTGCAGTCGCACCGGGGCGGCTGGCCGGGCATCCTGATGGCCGTGACGGCTTCGATCATCGTGGGCCGCGAGATCGGCGTGTCGGCGCTGCGCGAGTGGATGGCCCAGATCGGCGCCCGGTCCAAGGTGAAGGTGGCCTTCCTCGGCAAACTCAAGACCGCCATGCAGATGGTGGCCCTCGTGGTGCTCCTGCTCCAGCACGACGCGGAAACGCTGCGCCTGTACCACGTAGGCGAGGCGATGCTGGTGCTCGCTGGCGTCCTCACCATCTGGTCCGGCCTCGACTACCTGCGCGCCGCGTGGCCGAGCCTGCGCGAGGATTCAGGAGAAGTGAAAAAAAGTGAAAAAAAGACGGTGCAAAGTGGTTGA
- a CDS encoding methyltransferase family protein, giving the protein MKTEDWLKLGISACWYVLLAWWLWSARGNKTVARGEPWMTRLLLYWLPLALAFVLLGPGEWYGRNWLREGIVPHTAPVFAVALLIVAAGVALACWSRYLLGRNWSSVVQIKQDHELIEAGPYRYIRHPIYTGILMAFVGTAIQVGDVRGIFAILIVFASFWRKLRMEERMLGETFGEVYAAYKERTSALVPRVF; this is encoded by the coding sequence ATGAAGACAGAAGATTGGCTGAAGCTGGGAATCAGCGCTTGTTGGTATGTCCTGCTCGCCTGGTGGCTCTGGAGTGCCCGCGGCAATAAGACCGTCGCGCGTGGCGAGCCGTGGATGACCCGGCTTCTCCTTTACTGGTTGCCGTTGGCGCTCGCTTTCGTACTGCTTGGCCCGGGCGAATGGTATGGGCGCAACTGGCTGCGCGAAGGCATCGTGCCACATACCGCCCCCGTGTTTGCCGTGGCCCTCCTGATCGTAGCCGCGGGAGTCGCGCTCGCCTGCTGGTCGCGTTACCTGTTGGGCCGCAACTGGAGCAGCGTCGTGCAGATCAAGCAGGATCACGAACTGATTGAAGCCGGCCCTTATCGCTATATCCGGCACCCCATCTACACAGGAATTCTCATGGCGTTTGTCGGTACGGCGATCCAGGTAGGCGACGTGCGTGGCATCTTCGCCATACTGATCGTTTTCGCTTCATTCTGGCGCAAGCTCCGAATGGAGGAACGCATGCTGGGGGAGACCTTCGGCGAGGTCTATGCGGCCTATAAGGAAAGAACTTCGGCTCTTGTTCCGCGAGTTTTCTAA
- a CDS encoding TonB-dependent receptor: MTDTRKFLVLCMGMALAGTVAAQSTTGSVFGAIAGGGSGDTVRVEGSNGVRREVAVDASGHYQAGSLPVGTYAVSLLRGGAVVSTHGNVALRVGGAAKIDFTGTAAATSTAATNLGGVTVSANAQPAIDVTTVDSRTVISAEQLRQLPLARTAEDIALLAPGTATSGALYASRIGGGGNLVSFGGSSGAENAYYINGFNTTDPYKGEGALQLPYGAIDQQEVLTGGYSAKYGRSDGGVINQVGKSGTNTWHYGFQAQWSPRSLASSPENIRYARNRFAGQLYDFREEDKSWTTTYSAYIGGPLIADRLYLFAAAEQDTTRGDTTATNADPSNLSAQSSRLHYRNKTPKWYAKINWNITDNNILEVTGIHSEQSGSGQNRNFNYADLGTNGQAVPSVFTKTGGTAYIGKFTSYVTDDVTFTALWGRMRLHDYSAPAGYDPTLPYLQNITDQDPLLNGGQSISNSQTISSLSAPDQGSQNTSLQLNLEWKLGDHTINLGVDNDKPETIDQGNNQSTWTYGQSAGAIDLANGIGAPGGRGYYVVNEITNGASGVKTVERAQYLEDNWQVSDRFLLSLGVRNDSFDNYNNSSVKFTSQDHNWSPRAGFSWDVFGDATLKVFGNLGRYYLAINNNTAYDGATGYQWQRSYYTYTGIAPNGMPTGLAQFGSFYVNGHTGSAPDPRTVASTNLGAEYQDEFILGATKALGDHWIAGVKGTFRKLRQISDDVCDSANLLIGKAKDQYGLTDDQVVANRGSCYIFNPGKTNDFEVATTGGYVTVPMSDDDWGFRQGPKRNYYALEMFLEHPLAEGPWGGRVDYVFSRSYGNSSGLLTASRGDDSVGVTQDWDNAYVMENANGLLSNNHTHQLKLNGVYRFSPEWMVSGVVRVASGAPRYCLGFYGPTPDDPATNGPNGYGSLYHWCDGQPSPPGKQGDLPWTRQVDLNLDYSPAFADHHLSFDLSVFNVFDEQRPLAIYSQNNSKATPSQRNDLYGTATVLEPPRYVRLGMNYDF; this comes from the coding sequence ATGACCGACACGCGGAAGTTCCTCGTTTTGTGCATGGGCATGGCGTTGGCTGGTACGGTCGCCGCGCAATCGACCACGGGCTCGGTCTTCGGGGCGATCGCCGGCGGCGGTTCGGGTGACACCGTTCGCGTCGAAGGCTCCAACGGTGTGCGCCGCGAGGTGGCGGTGGATGCCTCGGGTCATTATCAGGCCGGATCGCTGCCTGTCGGCACGTATGCCGTCAGCCTCCTTCGAGGCGGTGCCGTCGTCTCCACGCATGGCAACGTGGCGCTCCGCGTCGGTGGCGCCGCGAAGATCGACTTCACAGGCACCGCGGCGGCGACATCCACCGCCGCGACGAATCTGGGCGGTGTAACGGTGTCCGCGAATGCCCAACCCGCCATCGACGTAACGACCGTGGATTCGCGCACGGTGATTTCCGCCGAGCAGCTGCGGCAACTGCCCCTTGCGAGAACGGCCGAAGACATCGCCCTGCTCGCCCCCGGCACGGCGACTTCGGGCGCGCTGTACGCCAGCCGCATCGGCGGCGGTGGGAACCTGGTGTCCTTCGGCGGATCGAGCGGCGCCGAGAATGCCTACTACATCAACGGATTCAATACGACCGACCCCTACAAGGGCGAAGGAGCGCTGCAACTGCCCTATGGCGCCATCGACCAGCAGGAGGTGCTCACCGGCGGATACAGCGCCAAGTACGGACGCTCGGACGGCGGCGTCATCAACCAGGTGGGAAAGAGCGGCACGAATACCTGGCACTATGGCTTCCAGGCCCAGTGGAGCCCGCGCTCGCTCGCCTCCTCGCCGGAGAACATCCGCTATGCGCGGAACCGCTTCGCCGGTCAGCTTTACGACTTCCGGGAAGAGGACAAGAGCTGGACGACGACCTATAGCGCCTACATCGGCGGCCCCTTGATCGCCGACCGCCTGTACCTGTTCGCGGCGGCGGAGCAGGACACGACACGCGGGGACACCACGGCGACGAATGCCGATCCCTCGAACCTCTCCGCACAATCGTCGCGGCTCCACTACAGGAACAAGACGCCCAAGTGGTACGCGAAGATCAACTGGAACATCACCGACAACAACATCCTCGAGGTGACCGGCATCCATAGCGAGCAATCCGGCTCCGGCCAGAACAGGAATTTCAACTACGCGGACCTCGGCACGAATGGCCAGGCCGTCCCGTCGGTCTTCACGAAAACCGGTGGCACGGCATATATCGGCAAGTTCACCAGCTACGTCACCGACGATGTCACCTTCACCGCCCTGTGGGGGCGGATGCGACTGCATGACTACAGCGCTCCCGCAGGTTACGACCCCACCCTCCCCTACCTGCAGAACATCACCGACCAGGATCCGCTGCTGAACGGCGGACAGTCGATCAGCAATTCGCAGACCATCTCGTCGCTGTCCGCACCCGACCAGGGCTCGCAGAACACGAGCCTGCAGCTGAACCTGGAATGGAAGCTCGGCGACCACACGATCAACCTCGGCGTCGACAACGACAAGCCGGAGACGATCGACCAGGGCAACAACCAATCCACCTGGACCTACGGACAAAGCGCCGGCGCGATCGACCTCGCCAACGGCATCGGCGCGCCCGGCGGCCGCGGCTATTACGTCGTCAACGAAATCACCAACGGCGCGTCAGGTGTGAAGACCGTCGAACGGGCGCAGTACCTCGAGGATAATTGGCAGGTCAGCGACCGCTTCCTGCTCAGTCTCGGCGTGCGGAACGACTCGTTCGACAATTACAACAACAGCAGCGTGAAGTTCACCTCGCAGGACCACAACTGGTCCCCGCGTGCGGGTTTCAGCTGGGACGTGTTCGGCGACGCCACGCTCAAGGTGTTCGGTAACCTGGGCCGGTATTACCTCGCCATCAACAACAACACGGCCTACGACGGCGCTACCGGATACCAGTGGCAGCGCAGCTATTACACCTATACGGGCATCGCGCCCAATGGCATGCCCACCGGGCTCGCGCAGTTCGGCAGCTTCTACGTCAACGGCCATACGGGTTCGGCCCCCGATCCACGCACAGTCGCCTCGACCAATCTCGGCGCGGAATACCAGGACGAATTCATCCTGGGCGCCACGAAGGCGCTCGGCGACCATTGGATCGCCGGCGTCAAGGGTACCTTCCGCAAGCTCCGGCAGATTTCGGACGATGTATGCGACAGTGCGAACCTGCTGATCGGCAAGGCGAAGGACCAGTACGGTCTGACCGACGACCAGGTCGTCGCCAACCGCGGCAGCTGCTACATCTTCAATCCCGGCAAGACCAACGACTTCGAGGTCGCGACGACCGGTGGGTACGTGACCGTACCGATGAGCGACGACGACTGGGGGTTCAGGCAAGGCCCCAAACGCAACTACTACGCCCTGGAGATGTTCCTGGAGCACCCCCTGGCCGAAGGGCCCTGGGGTGGCCGGGTCGATTACGTATTCTCGCGAAGCTACGGCAACTCGTCGGGCCTGCTCACCGCCAGCCGCGGCGACGACTCGGTGGGCGTCACGCAGGATTGGGACAATGCCTACGTCATGGAGAACGCCAATGGCCTGCTGAGCAACAACCACACCCACCAGCTCAAGTTGAACGGCGTGTACCGTTTCTCGCCCGAGTGGATGGTTTCCGGCGTAGTGAGGGTCGCCTCGGGCGCTCCCCGCTATTGCCTGGGTTTCTACGGGCCGACACCCGACGATCCGGCGACCAATGGCCCCAACGGCTACGGCAGCCTCTACCACTGGTGCGACGGGCAGCCCTCGCCGCCCGGAAAGCAGGGCGACCTGCCGTGGACGCGCCAGGTCGACCTCAACCTCGACTATTCCCCGGCGTTCGCGGACCACCACCTGTCTTTCGACCTGAGCGTGTTCAACGTCTTCGACGAGCAGCGCCCGCTTGCGATCTATTCGCAGAACAACTCCAAGGCCACGCCCTCCCAGCGGAACGACCTCTACGGCACGGCCACCGTGCTCGAACCGCCGCGCTATGTAAGACTGGGAATGAACTACGACTTCTGA
- a CDS encoding FadR/GntR family transcriptional regulator — MKPVTTRNLHGQVVRELGQLIVSGKLAPGEGLPREEVLAERMKVSRTALREAMKVLVAKGLIESRQRTGARVRDAMYWNQLDADVLAWRCALMPTDSFVEKLIEMRELIEPAAAAAAAKRRTPGQLAELKVAYEAMAASEDLDAWAEADLAFHETLLRATNNELMVSLFSVIETALGTFFLLSARNAANFKLALPYHEKVYEAVRKRQPEMARQAMLSMVAESRNNIRGRGRRTKSS, encoded by the coding sequence GTGAAACCTGTGACCACGCGTAACCTGCACGGCCAAGTGGTCCGGGAACTGGGTCAGCTGATCGTCAGCGGCAAGCTGGCGCCGGGTGAAGGGTTGCCGCGCGAGGAAGTCCTCGCGGAGCGGATGAAGGTGAGCCGCACGGCCCTGCGCGAGGCCATGAAGGTATTGGTGGCAAAGGGCCTCATCGAGTCCCGTCAACGTACCGGGGCGCGCGTGCGCGATGCGATGTACTGGAACCAGCTCGATGCCGACGTGCTTGCCTGGCGCTGCGCCCTGATGCCTACGGACAGCTTCGTCGAGAAACTCATCGAGATGCGCGAGCTTATCGAGCCCGCGGCCGCGGCGGCAGCCGCGAAGCGGCGCACTCCCGGGCAACTCGCCGAGCTGAAGGTCGCTTACGAGGCGATGGCCGCCTCGGAAGACCTCGACGCCTGGGCGGAGGCCGACCTGGCCTTCCACGAGACCCTGCTGCGCGCGACCAACAACGAGCTCATGGTCTCCTTGTTCTCCGTGATCGAGACGGCTCTCGGCACCTTCTTCCTGCTTTCCGCGCGGAATGCGGCGAACTTCAAGCTGGCGCTCCCATACCACGAGAAGGTCTATGAGGCGGTGCGTAAACGCCAGCCCGAGATGGCGCGGCAGGCCATGCTGAGCATGGTGGCGGAGTCGCGCAACAACATCCGCGGGCGCGGCCGCCGCACGAAATCGTCCTGA
- a CDS encoding TonB-dependent receptor — MRNALAGMIGIGLIGGSFQAHAQEVASAAPAAPAGPVAQSQDTAAATTRDGKVKDKKAVTDLGGVQVTGQLQSLYLSQATKRDSISVVDSVSAEEAGKFPDQNVADALQRVPGVSVNRGGGESNQITVRGFGPNFVNVLVNGRTMATAATDRAFDFDVLPSEIIQQAVVQKTATPDTEEGGIGGTVNVITARPFDFNGWHAAGSAAAVNDHTGGGFGGKTTPKVSGMLGNTNADHTFGWLASVVYYKRDHVQQTMDTGGWLANQDFSRINPAYTNVSLPQTLQGQSTQETRTRRSFNGAIDWKPADDFTVKVDGLFSEYQVDSDVRGFGLYTNTGIINSITPDANNTAQHFGVDASGGMANDYIVSSVPRDAFNTQVGANFNWQIDPSMQVDFDSAVSRAWNKKSADSNFTVLGTRNIGATPEWQNGGSNHLPSWSGFLPTDDVDALHAHVPNQGTQSANVTDAIFENKLHFSKSFLDGALARLDFGVSNTQRKKTKLTYKTPDDVACAVYCGYAVNVPADAVDAHVFNGGSLVDGVSSTFPHQWVTYDVNKLFEYLASPAAYNQLANPAAFQAALAANGGSFAARPDPSSYAQIKEHTTSAYGSATFEQDASMPWTLNVGMRYTKTDTTSRAFSIPILAIAVNPADPTNAIPTYGSLTPISQKGDYHYWLPSANFKLNLRDDLVFRAAASKTLTRPDLGDLALNVRYNFRPQDQTIDQGNANLLPYVSKNYDAGLEWYFNDTSYTAIDLFYKKVSNFTTKITTNTTLLGFPFQLTEPVNLNDATIKGAELTFNYQFTKLPAPFDGLGVATNYTYVTSDTSISSDHLASTGRFAVPGIGNSSNFSLYYQKGPVELRAAYNWRQSYLTLLAGNQGQPTSVKSYGQVDLSASYNLNKHASIFLYATNLTNENIYQYQLLSDRLSYAEANGRTFFVGVRGSF; from the coding sequence GTGCGTAACGCGTTGGCGGGCATGATCGGTATCGGTCTCATCGGCGGTTCCTTCCAGGCCCATGCCCAGGAGGTGGCTTCCGCGGCGCCGGCGGCGCCGGCGGGCCCGGTCGCCCAGTCGCAGGACACGGCGGCCGCGACCACTCGGGATGGGAAGGTCAAGGACAAGAAGGCCGTGACCGACCTGGGCGGCGTGCAGGTGACCGGCCAGCTCCAGTCGCTGTACCTCTCCCAGGCAACCAAGCGCGATTCGATCAGCGTCGTGGACTCGGTGTCCGCCGAAGAAGCGGGCAAGTTCCCCGACCAGAACGTGGCCGACGCGCTGCAACGCGTGCCCGGCGTGTCGGTGAACCGCGGCGGTGGCGAGTCCAACCAGATCACCGTGCGCGGCTTCGGCCCGAACTTCGTCAACGTGCTGGTGAACGGCCGCACGATGGCGACCGCCGCCACCGACCGCGCTTTCGACTTCGACGTGCTGCCTTCGGAGATCATCCAGCAGGCGGTGGTCCAGAAGACAGCCACGCCGGATACGGAAGAGGGCGGCATCGGCGGCACGGTGAACGTCATCACGGCGCGTCCCTTCGACTTCAACGGCTGGCACGCGGCCGGCAGCGCGGCGGCGGTGAACGATCATACGGGCGGCGGTTTCGGCGGCAAGACCACGCCGAAGGTCTCCGGGATGCTCGGCAATACGAACGCGGACCACACGTTCGGCTGGCTCGCCTCGGTCGTTTACTACAAGCGCGACCACGTCCAGCAGACGATGGACACGGGCGGCTGGCTCGCCAACCAGGACTTCTCGCGGATCAACCCGGCGTACACCAACGTCTCGTTGCCGCAGACCTTGCAGGGGCAGTCCACCCAGGAAACGCGCACCCGCCGTTCGTTCAACGGCGCGATCGACTGGAAGCCCGCCGACGACTTCACCGTGAAGGTGGACGGTTTGTTCTCGGAATACCAGGTGGATTCCGACGTGCGCGGCTTCGGCCTCTACACCAACACCGGCATCATCAATTCGATCACGCCGGATGCCAACAACACCGCGCAGCATTTCGGCGTGGATGCCTCGGGCGGCATGGCGAACGACTATATCGTCAGCTCGGTGCCGCGCGATGCCTTCAATACCCAGGTTGGCGCGAACTTCAACTGGCAGATCGATCCCTCGATGCAGGTGGATTTCGATAGCGCTGTCTCGCGCGCCTGGAACAAGAAGTCGGCGGACAGCAACTTCACGGTACTCGGAACCCGCAACATCGGCGCGACGCCCGAGTGGCAGAACGGCGGCAGCAACCACCTGCCGAGCTGGAGTGGCTTCCTCCCCACCGACGATGTCGACGCACTGCATGCGCACGTGCCCAACCAGGGTACGCAGAGCGCCAACGTCACGGACGCCATCTTCGAGAACAAGCTGCATTTCTCGAAGAGTTTCCTCGACGGTGCGCTGGCCCGGCTGGATTTCGGCGTCTCGAACACGCAGCGCAAGAAGACCAAGCTCACCTACAAGACACCCGACGACGTGGCCTGCGCGGTCTACTGCGGCTACGCCGTGAACGTGCCCGCCGATGCCGTCGATGCACACGTGTTCAACGGTGGCAGCCTGGTGGACGGCGTATCGTCGACCTTCCCGCACCAGTGGGTCACCTACGACGTCAACAAGCTCTTCGAATACCTGGCCTCGCCGGCGGCGTACAACCAGCTGGCGAACCCGGCGGCCTTCCAGGCGGCGCTCGCGGCCAACGGCGGCAGCTTCGCCGCCCGCCCCGATCCCAGCTCGTATGCGCAGATCAAGGAACATACGACCTCGGCCTACGGCAGCGCCACGTTCGAGCAGGATGCGTCGATGCCGTGGACCCTGAACGTCGGCATGCGCTATACGAAAACCGATACCACGTCGCGCGCGTTCTCCATCCCGATCCTCGCGATCGCGGTGAATCCGGCCGATCCGACCAATGCCATTCCCACCTATGGCTCGCTGACGCCGATCTCGCAGAAGGGCGATTACCACTACTGGCTGCCGTCGGCGAACTTCAAGCTCAACCTGCGCGACGACCTGGTCTTCCGCGCGGCGGCCTCGAAGACGCTGACCCGCCCCGATCTGGGCGACCTGGCGCTGAACGTGAGATACAACTTCCGTCCGCAGGACCAGACGATCGACCAGGGCAACGCCAACCTGCTTCCGTACGTGTCGAAGAACTACGACGCCGGCCTGGAGTGGTATTTCAACGACACCAGCTATACCGCGATCGACCTGTTCTACAAGAAGGTCAGCAACTTCACCACGAAGATCACCACCAATACGACCCTGCTCGGCTTCCCGTTCCAGCTGACCGAGCCGGTGAACCTCAACGACGCCACCATCAAGGGCGCGGAGCTGACCTTCAACTACCAGTTCACGAAGCTGCCTGCGCCTTTCGACGGCCTTGGCGTGGCGACGAACTACACCTACGTCACCAGCGACACCTCGATCAGCTCCGACCATCTTGCCAGCACGGGCCGTTTCGCGGTCCCGGGCATCGGCAACTCGTCGAATTTCAGCCTCTACTACCAGAAGGGGCCAGTGGAGCTGCGCGCCGCATATAACTGGCGGCAGAGCTACCTCACGCTGCTCGCCGGCAACCAGGGGCAGCCCACGTCCGTCAAGTCGTACGGCCAGGTGGACCTGAGCGCCAGCTACAACCTCAACAAGCACGCGTCGATCTTCCTGTACGCCACGAACCTCACCAACGAAAATATTTACCAGTACCAGCTGCTGAGCGACCGGCTGAGCTACGCGGAGGCGAATGGCCGCACGTTCTTCGTCGGCGTGCGCGGCTCGTTCTGA